A window of the Oryza brachyantha chromosome 5, ObraRS2, whole genome shotgun sequence genome harbors these coding sequences:
- the LOC121054518 gene encoding uncharacterized protein LOC121054518 — MVASSSITCCHLTPAPAPAAATSRGGGGGGGVRAARLQQLRRACLAAAAACAVLGTAAGEGGASPAVMLRPDQARETATATAVGPARWSDRRQCPPWRANSLENIVPENLPRPSARRRFNSITAAESAPAPASPDAVLPFLALRSGMSCFSL, encoded by the coding sequence ATGGtggcctcctcctcgatcACCTGCTGCCATCTCACGCCcgcgccggctccggcggccgccaccagcagaggaggaggaggaggcggcggcgttcgcGCGGCTCGCCTCCAGCAGCTGCGCCGGGCGtgcctcgcggcggcggcggcgtgcgcggTGCTcggcacggcggccggcgagggcggcgcctCCCCCGCGGTGATGCTGCGACCGGACCaggcgagggagacggcgacggcgacggcggtggggcCGGCGCGTTGGAGCGACCGCCGGCAGTGCCCGCCGTGGCGCGCGAACTCGCTGGAGAACATCGTGCCGGAGAACCTGCCGCGGCCGTCGGCGCGCCGGAGGTTCAACAGCatcacggcggcggagagcgcgCCCGCCCCGGCGTCGCCCGACGCCGTGCTCCCGTTCTTGGCGCTGCGCTCCGGCATGAGCTGCTTCTCCCTCTAA
- the LOC102709741 gene encoding 3-ketoacyl-CoA synthase 11-like produces the protein MADQQAPLLQTPTTAAARRLPDFKQSVKLKYVKLGYHYLITHGAYLLLAPLPGLAAAHLSTFTLGDLAELWHSLQYNLLCVVLCSTMLVVVSTAYFLTRPRPVYLVDFACYKPDDERKCSRARFMNCTESLGTFTPENVEFQRKIIERSGLGEDTYLPEAVLNIPPNPSMANARKEAEMVMFGALDELFAKTGVRPKDVGILVVNCSLFNPTPSLSAMVVNHYKLRGNVVSYNLGGMGCSAGLISIDLAKDLLQVYPNTYAVVISMENITLNWYFGNDRSMLVSNCLFRMGGAAILLSNRGSARRRSKYQLVHTVRTHRGADDRCFGCVTQREDADGKTGVSLSKDLMAVAGEALKTNITTLGPLVLPMSEQLLFFATLVSRKVLKRKVKPYIPDFKLAFEHFCIHAGGRAVLDELEKNLQLSDWHMEPSRMTLHRFGNTSSSSLWYELAYAEAKGRIKKGDRTWQIAFGSGFKCNSAVWRALRSVNPAKEKNFTNPWAGEIHRFPVPVPKVSAI, from the coding sequence ATGGCCGACCAGCAGGCGCCGCTGCTGCAgactccgacgacggcggcggcgagacggtTGCCGGACTTCAAGCAGTCGGTGAAGCTCAAGTACGTGAAGCTGGGGTACCACTACCTCATCACGCACGGCGCGTACCtgctgctcgcgccgctcCCGGGGCTCGCCGCGGCGCACCTCTCCACCTTCACGCTGGGTGACCTCGCCGAGCTGTGGCACAGCCTCCAGTACAACCTCCTCTGCGTGGTGCTCTGCTCCACGATGCTGGTGGTCGTCTCCACCGCCTACTTCCTCACGCGCCCGCGCCCCGTCTACCTCGTCGACTTCGCGTGCTACAAGCCCGACGACGAGCGCAAGTGCAGCCGGGCGCGGTTCATGAACTGCACCGAGTCGCTCGGCACGTTCACGCCGGAGAACGTCGAGTTCCAGCGCAAGATCATCGAGCGGTCGGGGCTCGGCGAGGACACGTACCTGCCGGAGGCGGTGCTAAACATCCCGCCCAACCCGTCCATGGCCAACGCCAGGAAGGAGGCGGAGATGGTCATGTTCGGCGCGCTGGACGAGCTGTTCGCCAAGACCGGCGTGAGGCCCAAGGACGTCGGCATCCTGGTCGTCAACTGCAGCCTCTTCAacccgacgccgtcgctgtccGCCATGGTCGTGAACCACTACAAGCTCAGAGGCAACGTCGTCAGCTACAACCTCGGCGGAATGGGCTGCAGCGCCGGCCTCATCTCCATCGACCTCGCCAAGGACCTGCTGCAGGTGTACCCCAACACGTACGCGGTGGTGATCAGCATGGAGAACATCACGCTCAACTGGTACTTCGGCAACGACCGCTCCATGCTCGTGTCCAACTGCCTGTTCCGcatgggcggcgcggcgatccTCCTGTCCAACCGCGGCTCGGCACGGCGCCGCTCCAAGTACCAGCTGGTGCACACCGTGCGCACCCaccgcggcgccgacgaccgCTGCTTCGGGTGCGTGACGCAGCGCGAGGACGCCGACGGCAAGACCGGCGTGTCGCTGTCCAAGGACCTGatggccgtcgccggcgaggcgctcAAGACCAACATCACCACGCTGGGCCCGCTGGTGCTGCCCATGTCGGAGCAGCTCCTCTTCTTCGCGACGCTCGTCAGCCGCAAGGTGCTGAAGCGCAAGGTGAAGCCGTACATCCCGGACTTCAAGCTGGCGTTCGAGCACTTCTGCAtccacgccggcggccgcgccgtgcTGGACGAGCTGGAGAAGAACCTGCAGCTGTCGGACTGGCACATGGAGCCGTCGCGGATGACGCTGCACCGGTTCGGCAACACGTCGAGCAGCTCGCTGTGGTACGAGCTGGCCTACGCCGAGGCAAAGGGGCGGATCAAGAAGGGGGACCGGACATGGCAGATCGCCTTCGGCTCCGGCTTCAAGTGCAACAGCGCCGTGTGGAGGGCGCTCCGTTCGGTGAACCCGGCCAAGGAGAAGAACTTCACCAATCCCTGGGCCGGCGAGATCCACCGCTTCCCGGTGCCCGTCCCCAAGGTGTCGGCGATATGA
- the LOC102716322 gene encoding DELLA protein SLR1-like, producing MAQFGGFGGGWSASAMDVAAAAAAAAALANSTTTNAAAAAAAAAAALANSTNGNGAAYHADPAAAAAAAAMYVSLTPGVTTVPARVLPSAVQIEAARRCYELEKMAVRSVNLLVTCAGAIQAGDYAAAAGSLSDAREIFVKMPTRTGIGRVLTHFADALAERLFPAFPQSVPPPLPPRAEERELFRGFYEAGPFLKFAHFTANQAILEAFEGCNSVHVIDFDLKEGVQWPSLIQALVVRPGGPPFLRITGIGPHAGGNRDELRDVGIRLAELAKSYNVPFAFRGIAADQLDGLRPWMFQVAPGEAVAVNSVLQLHRLLVDQDAATAAPIEAVLDWVASMNPKVFTVVEQEADHNKASLLERFTNSLFYYASMFDSLEAASRHAGGDGVGNQLAEAFLQGEIADIVSREGSSRVERHEPMPRWTERLQRAGLAQLPLGATGLWQAAMQVRDFCGAGFGVQENGGFLTLTWHNQKLYSASAWRAAACNKKMIAGAAAMEESQHSDQNAGEGSSGHGVFSQMMH from the coding sequence atgGCTCAGTTCGGCGGCTTCGGCGGTGGCTGGTCGGCCTCGGCCATGGAcgttgctgctgccgccgccgccgcagcggcgcTGGCCAACTCGACCACCACCAAcgctgcagccgccgccgccgccgcggctgcggCGCTGGCGAACTCGACGaacggcaacggcgcggcgtACCATGCCgaccctgctgctgctgctgctgccgctgccatgTACGTGTCTCTTACTCCTGGCGTGACGACTGTCCCTGCCCGTGTTCTTCCGTCCGCAGTGCAGAtcgaggcggcgaggcggtgctATGAGCTGGAGAAGATGGCCGTGCGGTCGGTGAATCTTTTGGTCACGTGCGCCGGCGCCATCCAGGCCGGGGACTACGCTGCAGCCGCCGGGAGCCTGTCCGACGCTCGCGAGATCTTCGTGAAGATGCCCACCCGCACCGGGATCGGCCGCGTCCTGACCCACTTCGCCGACGCGCTCGCCGAGCGCCTGTTCCCGGCGTTCCCGCagtccgtgccgccgccgctgccgcctcgcGCCGAGGAGCGCGAGCTCTTCCGCGGCTTCTACGAGGCGGGGCCCTTCCTCAAGTTCGCCCACTTCACGGCGAACCAGGCCATTCTCGAGGCCTTCGAGGGGTGCAACAGCGTCCATGTGATCGACTTCGACCTCAAGGAAGGCGTCCAGTGGCCGTCACTCATCCAGGCCTTGGTCGTCCGCCCCGGTGGCCCGCCGTTCCTCCGCATCACCGGCATTGGTCCCCACGCCGGCGGCAACCGCGACGAGCTCCGTGATGTGGGCATCCGCCTCGCCGAGCTCGCGAAATCTTACAACGTCCCCTTCGCCTTCCGCGGGATCGCGGCCGACCAGCTCGACGGGCTCCGCCCATGGATGTTCCAGGTCGCTCCCGGCGAGGCTGTCGCCGTCAACTCCGTCCTTCAGCTGCACCGCCTCCTGGTCGACCAGGACGCTGCCACGGCGGCGCCCATCGAAGCCGTGCTCGATTGGGTTGCGTCCATGAACCCCAAGGTCTTCACGGTGGTCGAGCAGGAGGCAGATCACAACAAGGCGTCGCTGCTCGAGAGGTTCACTAACTCTCTCTTCTACTATGCCTCCATGTTCGACTCACTCGAGGCTGCCAGCCGCCAtgccggtggcgacggagtGGGCAACCAGCTCGCCGAGGCGTTCCTGCAGGGGGAGATCGCCGACATCGTCAGCCGCGAGGGCAGCAGCCGGGTGGAGCGCCACGAGCCGATGCCTCGCTGGACGGAGAGGCTGCAGCGCGCGGGGCTGGCCCAGCTGCCGCTCGGGGCAACCGGGCTCTGGCAGGCGGCGATGCAGGTCCGCGATTTCTGCGGCGCCGGCTTCGGGGTCCAGGAGAACGGCGGCTTCCTCACGCTCACCTGGCACAACCAGAAGCTGTACTCCGCGTCGGCGTGGCGTGCGGCCGCGTGCAACAAGAAGATGATagctggcgccgccgccatggaggaGAGCCAGCACAGCGACCAGAACGCCGGCGAAGGAAGCAGCGGCCATGGTGTTTTTAGTCAAATGATGCACTGA
- the LOC102716042 gene encoding pentatricopeptide repeat-containing protein At1g15510, chloroplastic produces MPPPPAKAHPNPPPLLLLASHRAPPPLRPARGARRGVSSAAPAPRAAASAEATYSDRSAALRALCNHGQLAQALWLLESSPEPPDEDAYVALFRLCEWRRAIDAGMRACARADAEHPSFGLRLGNAMLSMLVRFGETWHAWRVFAKMPDRDVFSWNVMVGGYGKLGFLEEALDLYYRMLWAGVRPDVYTFPCVLRTCGGIPDWRMGREVHAHVLRFGFGDEVDVLNALVTMYAKCGDVAAARKVFDGMAVTDCISWNAMIAGHFENHECEAGLELFLNMLQNEVQPNIMTITSVTVASGMLSEMGFAKEMHGFAVKRGFSIDVAFCNSLIQMYTSLGRMGDAGKIFSRMETKDAMSWTAMISGYEKNGFADKALEVYALMELHNVSPDDVTIASALAACACLGWLDIGIKLHELAQDKGFIRYIVVANALLEMYAKSKHIDKAIEVFKCMAEKDVVSWSSMIAGFCFNNRSFEALYYFRHMLAHVNPNSVTFIAALSACAATGALRSGREIHAHVLRCGIGSEGYVPNALLDLYVKCGQTSYAWAQFSVHSEKDVVSWNIMLSGFVAHGHGDIVLSLFNQMVEIGEHPDEVTFIALLCACSRAGMVSQGWELFHMMTEKYSIVPNLKHYACMVDLLSRVGRLTEAYNLINGMPITPDAAVWGALLNGCRIHQHVELGELAAKVIFELEPNDVAYHVLLCDLYTDAGRWAQVARVRKTMREKGLEQDFGCSWVEVKGLTHAFLTDDESHPQIKEINAVLHGIYDRMKAYGFAPVDFLEDKEVSEDDIFCGHSERLAVAFGLINTTPGTSISVTKNRYTCQSCHMILKTISKIVRREIAVMDTKQLHHFKDGECSCGEIGYG; encoded by the coding sequence ATGCCGCCTCCGCCAGCTAAAGCCCACCCGAACCCTCCTCCGCTCCTGCTCCTCGCCTCCcatcgcgcgccgccgccgctccggccggcgcgcggcgcgagGCGCGGCGTcagctccgccgcgccggcgccgcgagCTGCTGCGTCCGCGGAGGCCACTTACTCCGACCGGAGCGCCGCGCTGCGGGCGCTCTGTAACCATGGCCAGCTGGCGCAGGCGCTCTGGCTCCTCGAGTCCTCCCCGGAGCCGCCCGACGAGGACGCCTACGTCGCGCTGTTCAGGCTCTGCGAGTGGCGCCGCGCGATCGATGCCGGGATgcgcgcgtgcgcgcgcgccgacgccgagcacCCGAGCTTCGGGCTCCGCCTCGGGAACGCCATGCTGAGTATGCTCGTCAGGTTCGGGGAGACCTGGCACGCGTGGAGGGTGTTCGCCAAAATGCCTGACAGGGACGTCTTCTCCTGGAACGTCATGGTAGGCGGCTATGGAAAATTGGGCTTCCTCGAGGAGGCGCTGGACTTGTACTATAGGATGCTATGGGCAGGTGTGAGACCGGATGTCTATACGTTCCCCTGCGTGCTGCGCACCTGTGGGGGCATCCCAGACTGGAGAATGGGGAGGGAGGTGCATGCTCATGTTCTTCGATTTGGTTTTGGAGACGAGGTCGACGTATTGAATGCTCTGGTGACCATGTATGCCAAATGTGGGGATGTTGCGGCTGCACGGAAGGTGTTTGATGGTATGGCTGTGACAGATTGCATATCATGGAATGCGATGATAGCTGGACATTTTGAGAATCATGAGTGTGAGGCAGGGTTGGAGTTGTTTCTCAACATGCTGCAGAATGAGGTACAGCCGAATATCATGACAATAACAAGTGTGACTGTTGCATCTGGAATGTTGTCGGAAATGggttttgcaaaagaaatgcATGGGTTTGCTGTAAAGAGAGGTTTCTCCATTGATGTTGCATTCTGCAACTCATTGATTCAGATGTACACGAGTCTTGGTAGGATGGGGGATGCAGGTAAAATATTCTCAAGAATGGAAACTAAAGATGCCATGTCATGGACTGCAATGATATCGGGGTATGAGAAAAATGGTTTCGCAGATAAAGCCCTTGAAGTTTATGCACTGATGGAATTGCATAATGTAAGTCCTGATGATGTTACCATTGCAAGTGCCCTTGCTGCTTGTGCCTGCTTGGGGTGGTTAGATATAGGCATCAAATTGCACGAGCTTGCTCAGGACAAGGGATTCATCAGGTACATCGTAGTTGCTAACGCACTGCTTGAAATGTATGCTAAATCCAAGCACATTGATAAGGCTATTGAAGTATTTAAGTGCATGGCTGAGAAGGATGTGGTATCATGGAGTTCAATGATTGCTGGCTTTTGCTTTAACAACAGGAGTTTTGAGGCTTTGTACTATTTCCGGCATATGCTAGCACATGTAAATCCCAATTCTGTTACTTTTATAGCTGCTCTAAGTGCCTGTGCTGCTACTGGGGCTTTGAGATCTGGTAGGGAAATCCATGCACATGTATTAAGGTGTGGTATTGGATCTGAAGGTTATGTACCCAATGCTCTTCTAGACTTGTATGTGAAGTGTGGCCAGACAAGCTATGCTTGGGCACAATTCAGTGTGCATAGTGAAAAGGATGTTGTATCCTGGAATATAATGCTTTCTGGTTTTGTTGCTCATGGGCATGGAGACATCGTGTTATCACTCTTCAACCAAATGGTAGAAATTGGTGAGCATCCAGATGAAGTTACATTTATTGCACTATTGTGTGCTTGTAGTAGGGCTGGAATGGTTAGTCAAGGCTGGGAGCTTTTTCACATGATGACAGAGAAATACTCAATAGTTCCAAATCTCAAGCACTATGCATGTATGGTAGATCTATTGAGTCGTGTTGGGAGATTAACAGAAGCTTACAACCTCATAAATGGAATGCCTATCACACCAGATGCTGCAGTGTGGGGAGCCCTGTTGAATGGATGCCGGATACACCAGCATGTTGAACTTGGCGAGCTTGCTGCAAAAGTTATCTTTGAATTGGAACCCAATGATGTTGCATATCATGTTCTTCTGTGTGATTTATATACTGATGCTGGCAGATGGGCTCAAGTGGCCAGAGTGAGAAAAACCATGCGAGAGAAGGGATTGGAGCAAGATTTTGGATGTAGCTGGGTTGAGGTTAAAGGATTAACTCACGCATTTCTTACAGATGATGAATCACATCCACAGATTAAAGAAATAAATGCTGTTCTACATGGCATATATGACCGAATGAAAGCATATGGGTTTGCTCCCGTTGACTTCTTAGAAGATAAAGAAGTATCTGAGGATGACATCTTTTGTGGTCACAGTGAAAGATTAGCTGTAGCTTTTGGTTTGATCAATACTACACCTGGTACCTCTATTTCTGTCACAAAGAACCGATACACTTGCCAGAGTTGTCATATGATATTAAAGACGATTTCTAAGATTGTTCGGAGAGAGATAGCTGTTATGGACACTAAGCAATTACACCACTTTAAGGATGGAGAATGTTCATGTGGAGAAATAGGATATGGATGA
- the LOC102715763 gene encoding uncharacterized protein LOC102715763 codes for MAAMASSAPVAAKPVALLPAPACRCGGGLRSARPALSTTAAAGVCRLRVSASASDVPDFLSSDWLETRKKKPFGPRLNFNAEEAVEYQLEALKYNDQPRQDYGIEVMYRFAGFDPFERSTYFGRQFDLGQFERFRRIFHHSTYRVLLAHKERMILSSLWVEENLYKQRVWVRGSRPEEEAIFQFTMVQRVGGSWDGYWLTESLINDDGDALSGGVAY; via the exons ATGGCAGCCATGGCGTCGTCCGCTCCCGTGGCCGCGAAGCCGGTCGCTCTGCTGCCGGCCCCAGCCTgtcgctgcggcggcggcctcagATCGGCGCGCCCGGCTctgtcgacgacggcggcggcgggggtttGCCGGCTCCGagtctccgcctccgcctcggacGTTCCCGACTTCCTCTCCTCCGACTG GCTAGAAACACGGAAGAAAAAGCCTTTTGGCCCCAGGTTGAAT TTTAATGCAGAAGAAGCAGTAGAATACCAACTTGAGGccttaaaatataatgatcAACCCCGCCAAGATTATGGGATAGAAGTCATGTACAGA TTTGCAGGCTTTGATCCTTTTGAGAGGTCAACTTATTTTGGGCGTCAGTTTGATCTAGGACAG TTTGAACGTTTCCGGCGGATATTTCACCATTCAACTTACAGGGTGCTGCTTGCGCACAAAGAAAGAATGATATTGAGCAGTTTATGGGTTGAAGAG AACCTATATAAGCAAAGAGTGTGGGTTCGAGGATCACGTCCAGAGGAAGAAGCCATATTTCAATTTACAATGGTTCAG AGGGTCGGAGGATCATGGGATGGGTACTGGTTAACTGAGAGTTTAATCAATGATGATGGAGATGCTCTCTCAGGCGGGGTTGCTTACTAA
- the LOC102709464 gene encoding GTP-binding nuclear protein Ran-2 yields MALPNQGTVDYPSFKLVIVGDGGTGKTTFVKRHLTGEFEKKYEPTIGVEVHPLDFTTNCGKIRFYCWDTAGQEKFGGLRDGYYIHGQCAIIMFDVTSRLTYKNVPTWHRDLCRVCENIPIVLCGNKVDVKNRQVKAKQVTFHRKKNLQYYEISAKSNYNFEKPFLYLARKLAGDPNLHFVEAVALKPPEVPIDLAMQQQHEAELAAAAAQPLPDDDDDLIE; encoded by the exons ATG GCGCTGCCGAATCAGGGGACCGTGGATTACCCCAGCTTCAAGCTGGTcatcgtcggcgacggcgggacTG GTAAAACCACATTTGTGAAGAGGCATCTCACTGGAGAGTTCGAAAAGAAATATGAAC CAACCATTGGTGTCGAAGTTCATCCCTTAGATTTTACCACCAACTGTGGTAAGATCCGTTTCTACTGCTGGGACACTGCTGGACAAGAGAAGTTTGGTGGCCTTAGGGATGGATACTA CATCCACGGTCAGTGCGCTATAATTATGTTTGATGTCACTTCAAGGCTGACCTACAAGAATGTTCCGACATGGCATAGGGACTTGTGCAG GGTCTGTGAAAATATCCCAATTGTCCTGTGTGGTAACAAGGTTGATGTGAAGAACAGGCAGGTTAAAGCTAAGCAGGTCACATTCCACAGGAAGAAGAATCTGCAGTACTACGAAATTTCTGCCAAGAGCAATTACAACTTTGAGAAGCCCTTCCTTTATCTTGCAAGGAAGCTTGCTGG TGATCCGAACCTGCATTTCGTTGAGGCCGTTGCTCTTAAACCTCCGGAAGTTCCCATCGACTTGGCAATGCAGCAACA GCACGAGGCCGAGCTTGCGGCTGCAGCAGCACAACCACTCCCAGATGACGATGACGATCTGATCGAGTAG